The following proteins are co-located in the Paenibacillus sp. JNUCC32 genome:
- a CDS encoding AraC family transcriptional regulator, translating to MEFSGFLDPDLQYHVYVKDTPQFQKTHDTYDHWALFIVEEGAFNYRMGSQSGRAVKDDIVLCPPDLTFYRQTDGLSFHLMGFQWINSLEGPPRAADFPTFGKLRLLNHKRFQSTLSQFREAQYLHAGIGHTYKKHLLRDLLYLLQIEQSEQHTMTLFSEDPTLGRALHLLQQQAEFGLSLKSIAVELGLTQVQLTRLFTREFRITPSAYATNLRMDKVKQLLVYSSLTLAQIAEHCGFTDEHHLSKSFKKLCGVNPSSYRKTHSV from the coding sequence ATGGAGTTCAGCGGATTTCTGGATCCCGATTTGCAATACCATGTCTACGTGAAGGATACCCCTCAATTTCAGAAAACGCATGATACATATGATCATTGGGCGTTGTTCATCGTCGAAGAAGGCGCTTTTAATTACAGAATGGGCAGCCAAAGCGGAAGGGCGGTCAAGGATGACATCGTATTATGCCCGCCCGATCTAACCTTCTACCGGCAAACGGACGGCTTATCATTCCATCTCATGGGGTTTCAATGGATCAATTCCCTAGAGGGGCCGCCGCGTGCGGCGGATTTCCCGACTTTCGGCAAGCTTCGGCTATTGAACCACAAACGCTTCCAATCCACCCTCTCTCAATTTCGCGAAGCCCAATACTTGCATGCAGGGATTGGTCATACGTACAAGAAACATCTTCTCAGGGATCTGCTCTATTTGCTTCAGATCGAGCAATCCGAGCAGCATACGATGACCTTGTTCAGCGAGGATCCGACCCTTGGGAGAGCCCTGCATTTGCTTCAGCAGCAAGCAGAATTCGGCCTATCGTTGAAGTCGATCGCTGTGGAACTTGGTCTAACCCAGGTGCAGCTGACAAGACTGTTTACACGCGAGTTCCGCATAACGCCAAGCGCCTACGCGACTAATCTTAGAATGGACAAGGTGAAGCAACTCCTTGTATACTCTTCGCTTACCCTTGCCCAGATCGCCGAGCATTGCGGATTTACCGACGAACATCATTTAAGCAAAAGCTTCAAAAAACTGTGCGGCGTCAATCCTTCGTCGTACCGAAAAACGCATAGCGTATAA
- a CDS encoding ABC transporter permease, with the protein MSKRSGREGTLLYAGGRRWKLIRGNLDMYLLLIPGLVFLLLFKYTPMYGIVIAFQDFNIFGGISGSEWVGMAQFERLLQSDEFLQVLVNTLLISLYKITILFPIPIVIALMLNEVRRMFFKRTIQTIIYLPHFLSWVIISGLFLNILSPTGGIVNEIIRSFGGEPISFFTDNSLFRSLVVFTAGWKEIGWNAIVFIAAIAGIEQEQYEAAAIDGAGRIRQMWSISLPGMLPTIVLMFILRIGSLLEAGTEQILTMYNPLVYETGDVIGTYVYRMGLGQQDYSFSTAVGLFNSAVGFLLIVIGNMLSRKFLNRSIW; encoded by the coding sequence GTGAGCAAACGCAGCGGAAGAGAAGGCACTCTCCTGTACGCCGGCGGACGGCGTTGGAAGCTGATTAGAGGCAACTTGGATATGTATTTGCTGCTTATACCGGGCCTTGTGTTCTTGTTATTGTTCAAATACACGCCGATGTACGGCATCGTAATCGCCTTCCAGGATTTCAACATCTTCGGCGGCATATCCGGCAGCGAGTGGGTAGGGATGGCGCAGTTCGAGAGGTTGCTGCAATCGGATGAATTTCTGCAAGTATTAGTAAATACGCTGCTCATCAGCTTGTACAAAATAACGATTTTATTCCCGATTCCGATCGTCATCGCGCTTATGCTAAATGAAGTGAGGCGCATGTTCTTCAAGCGGACGATCCAGACGATCATTTATTTGCCGCATTTCCTTTCCTGGGTCATTATCTCGGGGTTGTTCCTTAACATTCTGTCACCTACCGGCGGTATCGTGAACGAAATCATCCGTTCGTTCGGCGGAGAGCCGATCTCGTTTTTTACCGACAACAGCCTGTTCCGCAGCTTGGTTGTCTTCACGGCCGGGTGGAAGGAAATCGGCTGGAACGCTATCGTGTTTATCGCCGCGATTGCGGGTATCGAGCAGGAGCAATACGAAGCCGCAGCCATCGACGGGGCGGGGCGGATCAGACAGATGTGGTCGATCTCGCTTCCGGGCATGCTGCCTACCATCGTGTTGATGTTCATCCTGCGGATCGGCAGCCTGCTGGAGGCGGGGACGGAACAAATTTTGACCATGTATAATCCGCTCGTGTACGAGACCGGGGACGTCATCGGCACCTATGTATACCGGATGGGACTCGGCCAGCAGGATTACAGCTTCAGTACGGCGGTTGGCCTATTCAACTCAGCGGTCGGATTCCTGCTTATCGTCATCGGCAACATGCTCAGCCGCAAATTCCTGAATCGCAGCATCTGGTAA
- a CDS encoding ABC transporter permease: MILKLAWRFKAFYIMLLPGIIYFVIFRYFPMYGVIIAFKDFAILDGITGSSWVDPWYKHFQSFYESPYFSQLLTNTLLISLYKLLWGTLPPIMLAVLLNECRIRWLKSIVQTLTYMPHFLSWVIIFGILLTLFSQNGGLINRWIVEAGGSSIPFLTSTEYFRSILVGSEVWQNLGWGAIIYLAAMAGIDPTLYEAAKVDGASRMRMIWHITLPGIRSIIVLLFVLKLGHLLDAGFDQIYILYNIQVYPVADIIDTWVYRTGLQQLNFSLASAVGLFKSVIGLILVLGANRVAKKWGEGIW; encoded by the coding sequence ATGATTTTAAAGTTAGCATGGCGGTTTAAAGCCTTTTACATCATGCTGCTGCCCGGCATTATTTATTTTGTCATATTTCGGTACTTCCCGATGTACGGAGTCATTATCGCTTTCAAAGATTTTGCAATCCTGGACGGCATAACGGGCAGCTCGTGGGTTGATCCGTGGTATAAGCATTTTCAGAGCTTTTACGAGTCGCCTTATTTCAGCCAGCTGCTGACCAATACGCTGTTGATCAGCCTCTACAAGCTGTTATGGGGGACGCTGCCGCCGATCATGCTGGCCGTACTGCTGAACGAATGCCGCATTCGCTGGCTGAAGTCGATTGTACAAACGCTGACCTACATGCCGCACTTCTTGTCTTGGGTCATTATTTTCGGCATTCTTTTGACGCTCTTCTCCCAGAACGGCGGTCTCATCAACCGCTGGATTGTGGAAGCGGGGGGAAGCTCGATCCCGTTTCTGACCTCGACGGAATATTTCCGCAGCATACTGGTTGGATCGGAGGTATGGCAAAATCTCGGCTGGGGTGCGATTATCTATTTGGCCGCGATGGCGGGCATCGATCCGACGCTTTACGAGGCGGCGAAGGTGGATGGTGCGAGCCGAATGCGAATGATTTGGCATATTACGCTTCCTGGCATTAGAAGCATTATCGTCCTGCTGTTCGTTCTGAAGCTTGGCCATCTGCTTGATGCAGGCTTTGATCAAATTTACATTCTGTACAATATTCAAGTATACCCGGTTGCGGACATCATCGACACATGGGTTTACCGAACCGGTCTGCAGCAGCTTAATTTCAGTTTGGCGTCGGCAGTCGGATTGTTCAAATCGGTCATCGGACTTATCCTTGTGCTAGGAGCTAACCGTGTGGCGAAGAAATGGGGTGAGGGCATATGGTAA
- a CDS encoding sensor histidine kinase, with protein MRKLFHWYASLGLASKQFIYLFIVTLLLVQVLAWRNLHEAESVLQNQVIRDAMLLVSRTNQYIDASLDNVENMLLLLSTRADLLEEGNEEAAVETLRKFAGINNSIARTLYMIRADGQVFASSQVVYDIIGNPKLNQLYELALINYGAINVSEPYDSPMSGRTLAYVLPIADADNKVKGVVVAELNLDLLTERIAPMIYQSYILFTKEGSVINRLDSRDKLLPFQSASYPPKLEESFRGQLALLKVGVSGIEGDSLNPLVAVKSTKNRLGWSLAAFIEEDYFYQDLQKLNSNYRTASIVWIIMLLISAYLLSRSFTHPIRRFVEKMDRLNNFQVVAKLPVTRMDEIGRLTQSYNAMLERIQSLLQKTKHAEEQKKEYELKMLRSQIAPHFLYNTLACISSLAKQQRIDELRDTIRSLVKLLSFSFDKQSEYVSLEEELEGLRMYMHIQQVRFGEQYQFMIDINPDLLQYRILKLTLQPLVENALFHGLTPNHGGLIVVKGGLRKGVLRLYVRDNGIGIRREKRSRLLLENQDGGQGSMYRFTGIGLRNVHERIRIHHGGTYGLRIGSAEGAGTVVRVDMPVLTESDERLGIWR; from the coding sequence ATGAGGAAACTGTTTCATTGGTATGCCAGCCTTGGTCTCGCTTCCAAGCAGTTTATTTATTTGTTCATCGTGACGCTGCTGCTCGTTCAAGTGCTTGCATGGCGAAACCTCCACGAGGCGGAAAGTGTGCTTCAGAATCAAGTCATTCGCGATGCCATGCTGCTCGTCAGCCGGACGAATCAATATATCGATGCAAGTTTGGATAATGTGGAAAATATGCTGCTGCTACTCTCGACCCGCGCCGATTTGCTGGAGGAAGGGAATGAGGAGGCAGCCGTCGAGACGCTTCGCAAGTTCGCTGGGATTAACAATTCCATTGCCAGAACTTTGTACATGATTCGAGCTGACGGCCAAGTATTTGCAAGCTCGCAGGTCGTTTATGACATCATCGGCAATCCAAAGCTGAACCAGCTCTATGAGCTAGCGCTGATTAACTATGGGGCTATTAACGTGAGCGAACCTTATGATTCGCCGATGTCGGGGCGAACGCTTGCTTACGTATTGCCTATTGCGGATGCAGACAATAAGGTGAAGGGTGTCGTTGTCGCCGAACTTAATCTCGATTTGCTCACAGAGCGTATTGCGCCGATGATCTATCAATCTTATATACTGTTCACGAAGGAAGGCAGCGTCATTAATCGGCTGGATTCCCGCGATAAACTGCTCCCCTTCCAATCGGCCTCGTATCCGCCGAAGCTGGAGGAGAGCTTTCGAGGGCAGCTCGCCTTGCTCAAAGTCGGCGTCAGCGGCATAGAAGGGGATTCCTTGAATCCGCTCGTTGCCGTGAAGTCGACCAAAAACCGTCTAGGCTGGTCGCTTGCGGCGTTCATCGAAGAGGATTATTTCTATCAGGACCTGCAGAAGCTGAACAGCAACTACCGGACCGCGAGTATCGTATGGATCATTATGCTACTGATCAGCGCGTATCTGCTCAGCCGATCGTTCACGCATCCGATTCGCCGATTTGTCGAGAAGATGGACCGTCTTAACAACTTTCAGGTCGTGGCGAAGCTGCCTGTCACGAGAATGGACGAAATCGGCAGGCTAACGCAGAGCTATAACGCTATGCTCGAGAGGATTCAGAGCCTGCTCCAGAAGACGAAACATGCGGAGGAGCAGAAGAAGGAATACGAGCTGAAGATGCTGCGAAGCCAGATTGCGCCCCATTTTCTGTATAATACCCTTGCCTGCATAAGCAGCTTGGCAAAGCAGCAGCGTATCGACGAGCTGCGCGATACGATTCGTTCACTGGTCAAGCTGTTAAGCTTCAGCTTCGACAAGCAATCGGAATACGTATCGCTTGAGGAGGAGCTGGAAGGGCTGCGAATGTACATGCATATTCAGCAGGTGCGCTTTGGGGAACAATATCAGTTTATGATTGATATCAATCCTGACCTTTTGCAGTATCGCATACTTAAGCTTACGCTGCAGCCGCTTGTAGAAAATGCACTCTTTCATGGATTAACGCCGAATCACGGCGGGCTTATCGTCGTGAAAGGCGGGCTGAGGAAGGGTGTTCTGAGACTCTATGTGCGCGATAACGGAATAGGCATCAGGCGGGAGAAGCGAAGCAGGCTGCTGTTGGAAAATCAGGACGGTGGGCAGGGCTCCATGTACCGGTTTACGGGCATCGGGCTGCGGAACGTGCATGAGCGAATTCGGATCCATCACGGCGGGACGTACGGCTTGCGGATCGGAAGCGCGGAAGGGGCAGGAACTGTGGTCCGCGTCGATATGCCCGTCCTGACGGAAAGCGACGAACGATTAGGTATTTGGCGTTAA
- a CDS encoding carbohydrate ABC transporter permease gives MYRKTVKDFMLDGSIYVLLIAMGLITLLPFVNVFSKSISEEWAILSGQVGIFPVGFQLETMKFVVTNSQFLNSLWISVLITVIGTLASLLITALTAYPLSKRELPGMGIIIILFIFTMMFNGGIIPNYLLIRELGLINHLGSLILPALISVFNMLVIKSYFESLPASLEESAKIEGASNLTVLFRIILPLSGPVLATIGLFYAVYYWNDYFNPMLYINSSSLKPLQLYLQDIVMNADTSSALDKTADDLMNVPAEGVRSATVIASTIPILLVYPFLQKYFIKGVLIGSVKG, from the coding sequence ATGTATAGGAAAACTGTCAAAGATTTCATGCTCGATGGCTCTATCTACGTTCTGCTCATCGCAATGGGGCTTATTACACTGCTTCCGTTTGTAAACGTATTTTCCAAGTCGATCAGTGAAGAGTGGGCCATCTTGTCGGGCCAAGTCGGAATTTTCCCGGTCGGCTTTCAGCTCGAAACGATGAAATTCGTCGTCACGAACAGCCAGTTTCTAAACTCGCTCTGGATATCGGTGCTGATTACAGTCATCGGTACCCTCGCATCGCTGCTCATTACGGCGCTGACCGCTTATCCGCTCTCGAAGCGCGAACTGCCGGGGATGGGCATCATCATCATTTTGTTCATCTTCACGATGATGTTTAACGGGGGCATCATCCCCAACTATCTGCTCATCCGCGAGTTGGGCCTCATTAACCATCTAGGCTCACTCATTTTGCCGGCGCTCATCAGCGTGTTCAACATGCTGGTCATCAAGAGCTACTTTGAAAGCTTGCCGGCCAGCCTGGAGGAATCCGCCAAAATCGAGGGCGCGAGCAATTTAACGGTTCTGTTCCGTATTATTTTGCCGCTAAGTGGTCCCGTGCTTGCGACGATTGGTCTGTTTTACGCCGTTTATTATTGGAATGACTACTTCAACCCGATGCTGTACATCAACAGCTCGTCGCTGAAGCCGTTGCAATTGTACCTACAGGACATCGTCATGAATGCCGATACATCTTCGGCGCTTGACAAGACGGCCGACGATCTCATGAACGTGCCTGCGGAAGGCGTCCGTTCAGCAACGGTCATCGCATCCACGATTCCGATTCTGCTCGTTTATCCGTTCCTGCAGAAATATTTTATCAAAGGCGTGCTCATCGGTTCCGTAAAAGGTTGA
- a CDS encoding extracellular solute-binding protein, whose translation MKKAFKWMSVMAMSALLAMTMAACSGNGTSTGNGTNTDNEATAKPDAEKPALKRLNVWQNEEYNAYPVAKLLEEKTGYKVQYDMLPQDKWAEKLNLIMSSGEAYDIVTSYNDMALYSDYAQKGALVDLTPLIDEFGPNIKAAIKPESMEALKVNGKLYAIPVTVTYDINSSILIRTDWLDKLGLSMPTTTEELTNVLTQFKEKDPGGNGDRNVPLTIKGDQSMIDNLVGAFGIANTWNDVDGKLVPRVMDPAFKDYVAYVGNLYEKGLIDREFVANKDATAKEKFASGVAGAIVVHWADIPAISDSLAKTKPEAKFAFVPALKGPNGEAGFAANAGFDRLTFIPKASKHPEDAIKWINASLEPETFKNMAIGVEGTHYKVVDGAYEPIQPIFTDERNLANNYMAGTDEENYPQYWQARVRKNPVMFDAFNFLNNEQPAEVKIKNVLGLAPYMQQYSKTNQQLSTMVGDYTVKLIAGAESIDSLADFQSKFMSAGGEAASKEINDWYATTK comes from the coding sequence ATGAAAAAAGCATTCAAATGGATGTCTGTCATGGCCATGTCTGCGCTTCTGGCAATGACTATGGCTGCTTGTTCCGGCAACGGAACGAGCACAGGCAACGGAACGAACACGGACAACGAAGCGACGGCCAAACCGGATGCGGAAAAGCCAGCCTTAAAGCGACTGAACGTATGGCAGAACGAAGAATACAATGCATACCCGGTAGCCAAGCTGCTCGAAGAAAAAACGGGCTACAAAGTGCAATACGATATGCTGCCTCAAGACAAGTGGGCGGAGAAGCTGAACCTAATCATGTCCTCCGGCGAAGCGTATGACATCGTCACTTCCTATAACGACATGGCTTTATATTCGGATTATGCGCAAAAGGGTGCGCTTGTCGACCTGACGCCGCTTATCGACGAATTTGGCCCAAATATTAAGGCGGCTATAAAGCCCGAATCGATGGAAGCGCTTAAGGTAAATGGCAAGCTATACGCAATCCCGGTAACCGTTACGTATGATATCAACAGCTCCATACTCATCCGTACGGACTGGCTCGATAAGCTGGGTCTGTCCATGCCGACGACGACCGAAGAGCTGACAAACGTTCTCACGCAATTCAAGGAGAAGGACCCAGGCGGCAACGGCGACCGCAACGTACCACTTACGATCAAGGGTGACCAATCGATGATCGACAACCTCGTAGGCGCGTTCGGCATCGCCAATACTTGGAACGACGTAGACGGCAAGCTCGTGCCGCGTGTCATGGACCCGGCATTTAAGGATTATGTCGCTTACGTAGGCAACTTGTACGAGAAAGGATTGATCGACCGAGAATTCGTAGCCAACAAAGACGCTACAGCGAAGGAGAAATTCGCAAGCGGCGTAGCTGGCGCCATCGTTGTTCACTGGGCGGACATTCCGGCCATCTCGGATTCCCTTGCGAAGACCAAGCCGGAGGCCAAATTCGCTTTCGTGCCGGCGCTCAAGGGGCCTAACGGAGAAGCCGGCTTCGCGGCAAACGCCGGATTTGACCGTCTGACGTTCATTCCGAAAGCATCAAAGCATCCGGAAGATGCGATCAAATGGATCAATGCAAGCCTGGAGCCGGAAACGTTCAAAAATATGGCGATCGGCGTGGAAGGCACGCATTATAAAGTAGTAGACGGAGCATACGAGCCAATCCAGCCGATCTTCACCGACGAGCGCAACTTGGCGAATAACTACATGGCGGGAACGGATGAAGAAAACTATCCGCAATATTGGCAAGCGCGCGTTCGCAAAAACCCGGTAATGTTTGATGCGTTTAACTTCCTGAACAACGAGCAGCCAGCCGAAGTGAAAATCAAAAACGTTCTGGGTCTTGCTCCGTACATGCAGCAATATTCGAAGACGAATCAGCAATTGAGCACCATGGTTGGCGACTACACGGTCAAACTGATCGCCGGCGCGGAGTCCATCGATAGCCTTGCCGACTTTCAATCCAAGTTTATGTCAGCGGGCGGGGAAGCGGCTTCAAAGGAAATTAACGATTGGTACGCAACGACTAAATAA
- a CDS encoding phytanoyl-CoA dioxygenase family protein, translating into MKTAHLEIPKLMEQFHEQGYLVIPDILSQEEVSRLNAAIDEIVSIEPEALSHNIYNSVERHAEIAALIDQPAILPLIVNLLGHNIQLHISHLTIRQPNPSETQTDTHSFIDWHQDGPHPQFPVINGLTATYYIKVCYILSDMSEPDRGNTKVIPGSHKQPYNPNHKDVRQQLDGEVQVCGKPGDVFVFAQNLWHAGSPNRSTFTRRQLFLGYSPIWMRPIDYHSASVSLLKDADPIRRQLLGQISDNKFNYYVPEESMVPLKSMLIK; encoded by the coding sequence ATGAAGACAGCCCATTTGGAAATACCGAAATTAATGGAGCAATTTCATGAACAGGGGTATTTGGTTATACCAGATATTTTGTCGCAGGAAGAGGTAAGCCGGCTGAATGCCGCGATCGACGAAATTGTCTCGATTGAACCGGAAGCGCTTTCGCACAATATTTATAACAGCGTAGAACGCCATGCCGAGATTGCTGCATTAATCGATCAGCCTGCCATTCTTCCGTTAATCGTTAATTTGCTTGGCCACAACATCCAGCTTCATATCTCCCACCTCACGATCAGGCAACCGAATCCAAGCGAAACCCAAACGGACACGCACAGCTTTATCGATTGGCATCAAGACGGTCCGCATCCGCAGTTTCCTGTCATTAACGGCTTGACGGCAACCTATTATATTAAGGTTTGTTATATTTTGAGCGATATGTCGGAGCCGGATCGCGGCAATACGAAAGTGATTCCGGGCAGTCACAAGCAGCCGTACAATCCGAATCACAAGGATGTGCGCCAGCAGCTTGACGGAGAGGTACAAGTGTGCGGAAAACCAGGTGACGTCTTCGTGTTCGCCCAAAACTTGTGGCATGCTGGCTCGCCGAATCGCTCCACATTCACAAGAAGGCAGCTGTTCCTGGGCTACAGCCCGATCTGGATGCGTCCTATTGACTATCACTCGGCGTCTGTGAGTCTGCTGAAGGACGCCGATCCGATACGCCGCCAGCTGCTTGGACAGATCAGCGACAACAAATTCAATTATTACGTCCCAGAGGAATCGATGGTGCCTCTCAAATCCATGCTGATCAAATGA
- a CDS encoding extracellular solute-binding protein produces the protein MKKLGTLLVAVSLAGAMLTACSGGNSSDNPGNPSGATAKPGTETTEQSSGKPVKLDIIETGNNLPSPDKDIIKQELDKALNIDLNLTVYPAADDYNNQLNVRMSSGNFPDLFMVDRQQLIQFSKQGLLLDLTPYMDKLEQTVAFIGEDSVKKGMVDGKVYGISKSPQIPYNTLWIRKDWLDKLKLEVPTTVEQLASVADAFTKNDPDGNGKPDTFGLTGSKLSAFSTVFGAFGVGMPGNFYHKDGKVVNALHEPAMKDALAFIKDMIGSGSVDPELLANSGLQHQEKAIKGQAGIVYIDWPNMTKEQFVEQIKTVNPNAEWLQIAAPSGTGGQFDGSWDIGAAPGRYAIPKALEKDPEKLQRVFDLLNYISNPDGGSLLVQFGVKDTHFTLEDGKPMMTDKAGEVGHSWLYQFTGRPEMEYLQAKFAAQSAAIEFANDQPRIEALNGFVDNPEGYNPADANRYMEEEIAKFIYDKRPLTEYDDFIKTLETSMNYKALVDSAMEQLKALGYGVTK, from the coding sequence ATGAAGAAATTAGGGACTTTGCTCGTAGCCGTTTCATTAGCGGGGGCCATGCTTACGGCGTGTTCGGGTGGGAACAGCAGCGATAATCCGGGAAATCCTTCGGGCGCTACCGCCAAGCCCGGAACGGAAACGACGGAGCAGTCTAGCGGCAAACCGGTTAAGCTCGACATTATCGAGACGGGGAACAATCTTCCGTCACCCGATAAAGACATCATTAAGCAGGAATTGGATAAGGCGCTGAATATCGACCTGAACCTGACGGTATATCCAGCAGCGGACGATTACAACAATCAACTAAACGTTCGGATGTCCTCGGGGAACTTTCCCGACTTGTTCATGGTCGACCGGCAGCAGTTAATTCAATTTTCCAAGCAAGGGCTGCTGCTCGATCTGACGCCGTATATGGATAAATTGGAGCAAACGGTGGCGTTCATCGGGGAGGACAGCGTCAAGAAGGGGATGGTCGACGGGAAAGTATATGGCATCTCCAAATCTCCGCAAATCCCATACAATACCTTATGGATCCGCAAGGATTGGCTCGACAAGCTGAAGCTGGAAGTGCCGACGACCGTGGAACAGTTGGCTTCCGTAGCGGATGCGTTCACTAAGAACGATCCGGATGGAAATGGCAAGCCGGATACCTTTGGTCTAACGGGCAGCAAGCTGAGTGCATTCTCGACCGTTTTCGGAGCCTTCGGCGTCGGAATGCCAGGCAATTTCTACCATAAGGACGGCAAAGTCGTCAATGCGCTTCATGAGCCGGCAATGAAAGATGCTTTGGCCTTTATTAAGGACATGATTGGTTCCGGATCGGTTGATCCGGAGCTGCTGGCCAACAGCGGTTTGCAGCATCAGGAGAAGGCGATCAAAGGGCAGGCGGGCATCGTCTATATCGATTGGCCGAACATGACGAAGGAGCAGTTCGTGGAACAGATCAAAACCGTTAATCCGAATGCGGAATGGCTGCAAATCGCCGCTCCTTCGGGTACAGGAGGACAATTCGACGGTTCGTGGGATATCGGCGCGGCGCCTGGGAGATATGCCATTCCGAAAGCGCTTGAGAAAGACCCGGAGAAACTGCAGCGGGTGTTCGATCTGCTCAACTATATTTCGAATCCGGACGGAGGCTCGCTGCTCGTGCAGTTCGGGGTGAAGGATACGCACTTCACACTTGAGGACGGCAAGCCGATGATGACGGACAAGGCGGGCGAAGTCGGCCATTCTTGGCTGTACCAATTCACCGGCAGACCGGAAATGGAGTATTTGCAAGCGAAGTTCGCCGCACAATCGGCTGCAATCGAATTCGCGAACGATCAACCCCGTATTGAAGCGTTGAACGGATTTGTTGACAATCCGGAGGGGTATAACCCTGCCGATGCGAATCGGTACATGGAAGAGGAGATCGCGAAGTTTATTTACGATAAACGTCCATTGACCGAATACGATGACTTTATCAAGACGCTGGAAACGTCCATGAACTACAAAGCGTTAGTGGACAGCGCCATGGAACAGCTCAAGGCGCTCGGTTACGGTGTGACTAAATAA
- a CDS encoding carbohydrate ABC transporter permease, whose amino-acid sequence MVRGLDDKIFNAIIYVILGICGLVAILPILYVVSVSITPFGEVLRNGGFILFPKEITFSAYRTLLTESNIPKAFQITVLITVIGTAVNLVLTALMAYPLSRRNLPGRNFFLLMIVFTLLFSGGLIPTYLVVKSMGLLDSIWSMILPNAIWSFNVLIMKSFFEGLPEELFESARMDGAKEFRILLQIVTPLSVPVLLTVGLFYLVGHWNEFFQAIFYVTDRTLYPLQVVVREILMQSQQPLENAENMMPTQTMQMASVMIASLPVIVIYPFLQKHFTKGMLLGSIKG is encoded by the coding sequence ATGGTAAGGGGCCTCGATGATAAAATTTTCAACGCAATTATATACGTCATTCTCGGAATATGCGGACTTGTCGCCATTCTGCCGATCCTTTATGTCGTATCCGTATCCATCACTCCGTTCGGAGAAGTGCTGCGTAACGGCGGATTCATATTGTTCCCGAAGGAAATTACGTTTTCCGCTTACCGCACGCTGCTGACGGAGTCCAATATTCCGAAGGCGTTCCAAATAACCGTTCTCATTACGGTGATCGGAACAGCGGTCAATCTCGTCTTGACGGCACTGATGGCGTACCCGCTTAGTCGCCGGAATTTGCCGGGAAGAAACTTTTTTCTTCTCATGATCGTGTTCACCTTGTTGTTCAGCGGAGGGCTTATTCCGACCTATCTGGTCGTTAAGTCGATGGGGCTGCTCGATTCTATCTGGTCGATGATTTTGCCGAATGCAATCTGGAGCTTTAACGTTCTTATTATGAAAAGCTTTTTTGAAGGGCTGCCGGAGGAGCTGTTCGAGTCGGCCCGAATGGATGGAGCCAAAGAGTTCCGCATCCTGCTGCAAATCGTTACGCCGCTTTCCGTTCCTGTCTTGTTGACGGTTGGATTGTTTTACCTGGTCGGCCATTGGAACGAGTTTTTTCAAGCGATTTTTTATGTGACCGATCGCACGCTGTATCCGCTGCAGGTCGTCGTCCGGGAGATTCTGATGCAAAGCCAACAGCCGCTGGAGAACGCGGAAAATATGATGCCGACGCAGACGATGCAAATGGCATCCGTCATGATTGCGAGCTTGCCGGTCATCGTGATCTATCCGTTTCTTCAAAAGCATTTTACAAAAGGGATGCTGCTTGGTTCGATTAAAGGTTAA